The following proteins come from a genomic window of Paenibacillus swuensis:
- a CDS encoding cyclic lactone autoinducer peptide — MKHFIAKYSSLALMAVGTFFVFTNSYCFNRPETPTELLKK, encoded by the coding sequence ATGAAACATTTTATTGCTAAGTACTCAAGTTTGGCTTTAATGGCAGTAGGCACTTTCTTTGTATTCACTAATTCTTATTGCTTCAATCGTCCAGAAACTCCAACAGAATTGCTTAAAAAGTAG
- a CDS encoding DUF86 domain-containing protein, translating to MYYVNHEQIDLRLNFLPVVVSALRELERKESGFTMLDHFAQERALHLAIEAVTDVGSYMIDAFIMRDPSSYEDILSILQDEKVYTDEVYHTLTALVKLRRPLVQEFFEWERVGKHELLKELPDALEDFADSVRSYLEKEKA from the coding sequence GTGTACTATGTGAATCACGAACAGATCGACTTGCGGTTGAATTTCCTACCGGTTGTCGTGAGTGCGTTGCGCGAACTTGAACGTAAGGAAAGCGGCTTTACCATGCTGGATCATTTTGCTCAGGAACGAGCGCTGCATCTGGCGATTGAAGCCGTTACGGATGTGGGGAGCTATATGATTGATGCTTTCATTATGCGGGATCCCAGCAGCTACGAGGACATTTTAAGTATTTTGCAGGACGAGAAGGTGTATACAGACGAGGTATATCATACGCTGACAGCTTTGGTAAAGCTTCGCCGTCCGTTGGTACAGGAATTTTTTGAATGGGAACGGGTTGGGAAGCATGAGCTTCTGAAAGAGTTACCTGATGCACTGGAAGACTTCGCTGATTCGGTCAGGTCTTATTTGGAGAAGGAAAAGGCTTAG
- a CDS encoding YtxH domain-containing protein: MSKGKTFIIGSLVGGLIGSVAALLFAPKAGKELRTDIAQQCNAVADKTKDLALNVSQKTTDIAKEVGTTATDWYGRTKEAVAQAACEVKSWKERTTGAHAEVAATQEKDLEESN, translated from the coding sequence ATGTCTAAAGGTAAAACGTTTATTATCGGCAGTCTCGTGGGAGGTCTGATCGGTTCGGTAGCGGCTTTATTATTCGCGCCTAAAGCGGGTAAAGAATTGCGTACCGATATTGCGCAGCAATGTAACGCGGTGGCGGATAAAACCAAGGATTTGGCACTAAATGTCAGTCAAAAAACGACGGATATCGCCAAAGAAGTCGGAACAACGGCTACAGATTGGTATGGCCGTACGAAAGAAGCGGTTGCCCAGGCAGCTTGCGAGGTCAAATCATGGAAAGAACGCACCACAGGAGCACACGCAGAAGTGGCTGCTACGCAAGAAAAGGACTTAGAAGAGTCCAACTGA
- a CDS encoding helix-turn-helix transcriptional regulator, producing MNNIQETSTRRVILNLLKTRGFMTVNGLAKELQITEMAVRRHLNTLERDGLIDSKLIRQAMGRPTQQYALTELAEDLFPKNYHTLTLDLLQELEADEGEGTVARLFERRKDKLFLKYNDRMRDLPLEERVALLTEIQNAGGYMASWSEAEDGGYLLQEHNCPISQVANQFNQACNCELQLFEQLLGTPVERTECLAKGGQKCTYRINAKT from the coding sequence ATGAATAACATCCAAGAAACTTCAACCCGAAGAGTCATATTAAACCTGCTGAAGACGCGGGGGTTCATGACCGTAAACGGGCTGGCCAAGGAATTACAAATTACCGAGATGGCGGTACGTCGCCATTTGAATACACTAGAGCGTGACGGTTTAATTGATTCCAAGTTGATTAGGCAGGCGATGGGGCGGCCCACACAGCAATATGCCCTTACGGAACTTGCCGAGGATCTGTTCCCCAAGAACTATCACACCCTTACTCTGGATTTGCTACAAGAATTAGAGGCAGATGAAGGGGAAGGGACCGTAGCTCGTCTGTTTGAACGCCGCAAGGATAAGCTGTTTCTGAAGTACAATGACAGGATGAGGGATTTGCCGCTGGAGGAACGTGTCGCTTTGCTGACGGAGATACAGAATGCGGGCGGTTATATGGCATCCTGGTCTGAGGCGGAAGACGGGGGATACCTGTTGCAAGAGCATAACTGTCCCATTTCACAGGTGGCGAATCAGTTTAATCAGGCTTGCAATTGTGAGCTGCAGTTATTCGAACAGTTGTTAGGTACTCCGGTTGAACGGACGGAATGCCTGGCTAAGGGCGGCCAGAAATGCACCTACCGGATTAATGCTAAGACATGA
- a CDS encoding EAL domain-containing protein: protein MQRIPVTRDGKRGSEVLLIDSADVVKIDLYRDREYLIHTKTKQYYLDTSFDSLEEWLFEDGFRMLDSTNIVNMNHVKEYDSRKGVVYLGESNSSKEIKTASAARIQKEHIDKVLRMLKISNEHNHEGPSDFDPVAHINSIISESQDTQFMRSYATIQAVAAKKKAEERILHMAYHDSLTDLPNRLLFQKKLNQFFKEADQSDRMLAVVFIDLDRFKIINDTLGHYVGDELLKYVAAKLSSYVTSNDVVCRFSGDEFIILLSNFVHIDEVKNFAKGLSDLFSEPFIYLEQELYISSSTGISIYPHDGTDADTLIKNADTAMYRAKEKGGNTFQLYYQEMNHRSLEQLNLENQLRKALDKSEITVFYQPLVDLKTGSITGMESLVRWKHPQGMISPGDFIPLAEETGLILPIGNWVLRESCIQNKKWEEQGLPLLTVSVNISVNQFHQPGFVKYVQQTLSETGLDPHRLCLEITENVAMKNVSYIMDTLSKLKEMGVQVSIDDFGTGYSSLNYLKRFDVDTLKIDQSFIRELTTDEDNEAIVTALIAMSKQLKIKTLAEGVETREQLEFLIAKGCDQIQGYIFSRPIPPEEFALLVTNQQNLFNMN from the coding sequence ATGCAACGAATTCCAGTAACACGCGATGGCAAGAGAGGGTCGGAAGTTCTCCTAATCGACTCCGCCGATGTAGTGAAAATTGACTTATATCGGGATCGGGAGTATCTGATACACACTAAAACTAAACAGTATTATCTAGATACATCTTTTGACAGCTTGGAAGAGTGGCTGTTTGAAGATGGTTTTCGTATGCTTGACAGCACCAATATCGTCAACATGAATCATGTCAAAGAATATGACTCGCGTAAAGGGGTCGTATATCTCGGTGAAAGTAACTCCAGCAAGGAAATTAAGACAGCCTCGGCTGCTCGCATACAGAAGGAACATATCGATAAAGTACTGCGAATGCTCAAAATTAGTAATGAACATAATCACGAGGGTCCGTCGGACTTTGACCCTGTGGCTCATATAAATTCGATCATCTCTGAAAGCCAAGACACCCAGTTTATGCGTTCCTATGCGACAATTCAAGCTGTTGCGGCCAAGAAGAAGGCTGAAGAACGCATCTTACACATGGCTTATCATGATTCCCTTACCGATCTCCCCAATCGTCTGTTATTTCAAAAAAAGTTAAACCAATTCTTTAAAGAAGCCGACCAATCCGACCGCATGCTTGCTGTTGTGTTCATTGACCTCGATCGTTTTAAGATCATTAACGATACGCTGGGTCACTATGTAGGTGATGAATTACTGAAATATGTTGCAGCTAAGCTCAGTAGCTATGTTACCTCCAACGATGTGGTGTGTCGATTTAGCGGAGATGAATTTATTATTCTGCTCTCGAACTTTGTCCATATTGATGAAGTCAAGAACTTCGCCAAGGGTCTCTCCGATTTGTTCAGCGAACCTTTCATTTATCTGGAACAAGAGCTTTATATTTCTTCGAGTACAGGCATAAGTATCTACCCTCATGACGGAACCGACGCGGATACACTGATTAAGAATGCGGACACGGCCATGTATCGCGCCAAGGAGAAAGGCGGTAATACGTTCCAACTGTATTACCAGGAGATGAATCATCGCTCATTGGAACAGCTTAATCTTGAGAATCAACTTCGGAAAGCGCTTGATAAAAGTGAAATTACCGTATTTTATCAGCCTCTGGTTGATTTAAAAACAGGCAGCATTACCGGCATGGAATCGCTAGTACGCTGGAAACATCCGCAAGGGATGATTTCCCCAGGGGATTTTATCCCTTTAGCAGAGGAAACCGGCTTAATCTTACCAATTGGCAACTGGGTTCTTCGGGAATCCTGCATCCAGAACAAGAAATGGGAGGAACAAGGACTTCCTCTGTTAACGGTTTCCGTTAATATTTCAGTCAACCAATTCCACCAGCCCGGTTTCGTCAAATATGTACAACAAACGTTGAGTGAAACGGGATTGGACCCTCACCGACTGTGTCTGGAAATTACCGAGAATGTTGCAATGAAGAACGTATCGTACATTATGGATACATTGAGCAAGCTTAAAGAAATGGGTGTTCAAGTATCCATCGACGACTTCGGCACAGGCTATTCATCCCTGAATTACTTGAAACGGTTTGATGTGGACACGCTGAAAATCGATCAATCCTTTATACGGGAACTCACAACGGATGAAGACAACGAAGCTATCGTTACAGCCCTAATCGCCATGTCCAAGCAACTCAAGATTAAGACATTGGCCGAAGGTGTGGAGACACGCGAGCAGCTTGAATTTCTTATTGCCAAAGGGTGCGATCAAATTCAGGGGTATATCTTCAGTAGGCCTATCCCCCCGGAGGAGTTCGCTTTACTGGTTACTAACCAACAAAATTTATTCAATATGAATTAA
- a CDS encoding phosphodiester glycosidase family protein, whose translation MLSSFLFVITLFIAWIFMTTSGHHFRYLVADTLISSQHRIWAKYVIGDEALKSRVNDYQNIAVATGSEKATHEIKLTENVSNPTQAKPVEIKEISGKGYKGHIVYVRDPKSLRLVVPDKAGKGEKVSSMVKRTGALLGVNAGGFADPNWKGNGFVPIGLVISNGEIFFDSSGRNKPAQIVGIDKTGKMIAGNYSPNELLKLDIKEAVTFQPRLIVNGKGQLKNEAQGWGIAPRTAMGQKADGTILFVIVDGRQPGHSIGTNLYEIQQILLSEGAVIAANLDGGSSTVLVEGNGSNNSDESEEIDPRIVNKPASQHGERYLPTAFLVFEQPEAITIPNIWAHATKEQLDPSRW comes from the coding sequence ATGTTAAGCAGTTTTTTATTTGTAATCACCTTGTTTATCGCCTGGATCTTTATGACGACATCCGGTCATCACTTTCGTTATCTAGTAGCGGATACACTGATTTCTTCTCAGCACCGTATATGGGCCAAATATGTCATCGGTGACGAAGCATTAAAGTCACGGGTCAATGATTATCAGAATATTGCAGTGGCCACAGGTTCCGAGAAAGCGACACACGAGATTAAACTCACCGAGAACGTTTCCAACCCTACACAAGCCAAACCTGTTGAAATTAAAGAAATATCCGGTAAAGGGTACAAAGGGCATATCGTCTATGTTAGAGACCCTAAATCCCTAAGGCTTGTTGTTCCTGACAAAGCAGGAAAAGGCGAGAAAGTTTCTTCTATGGTAAAGCGCACCGGCGCTTTACTCGGCGTTAACGCAGGCGGTTTCGCAGATCCTAACTGGAAAGGAAACGGGTTCGTACCTATTGGTCTGGTCATCTCGAACGGCGAAATCTTCTTTGACAGCAGCGGCCGGAATAAACCCGCTCAAATCGTTGGTATAGATAAAACCGGCAAGATGATCGCCGGGAACTATTCACCTAATGAGTTGCTGAAATTAGATATTAAAGAAGCTGTAACCTTCCAGCCCCGACTGATCGTGAATGGCAAAGGTCAGTTGAAGAACGAAGCTCAGGGTTGGGGGATCGCGCCCCGAACCGCTATGGGCCAGAAGGCCGATGGAACCATTCTGTTCGTCATTGTGGACGGCAGGCAGCCAGGACATAGCATCGGAACGAATCTGTATGAAATTCAACAGATTCTCTTATCCGAAGGTGCTGTCATTGCCGCAAATCTGGACGGTGGTTCCTCCACGGTCCTTGTCGAAGGTAACGGATCCAACAATTCCGACGAGTCAGAAGAAATTGATCCCCGCATTGTAAATAAGCCTGCCAGCCAACATGGCGAACGTTATTTACCAACAGCTTTTCTTGTGTTCGAACAGCCGGAAGCCATTACAATTCCTAACATCTGGGCACATGCAACCAAGGAACAGTTAGATCCTTCCCGTTGGTAA
- a CDS encoding DUF948 domain-containing protein, protein MLTWVLCAGVVSIIAFILYGIRVLVTLQSVLMQAGLRMEEASGHLEKTSELADIWLQESIRLAQDVNRKAEAMDGFFRTAEHAGTVMEHTASKVKLISQQLTQAANAAVLSEREGASEARSSLDWTEAGRMVFSVWLRHLQHRTAREQTAAAAGKVNDPVNKGEDSNV, encoded by the coding sequence ATGCTTACTTGGGTGCTTTGCGCCGGTGTTGTATCAATCATTGCATTCATTCTCTATGGTATTCGAGTATTGGTCACGTTGCAAAGCGTTCTGATGCAGGCGGGATTACGTATGGAGGAAGCGTCCGGCCATCTTGAGAAAACGAGTGAACTGGCCGACATCTGGTTACAAGAATCCATTCGTTTAGCGCAAGATGTAAACCGGAAGGCGGAAGCCATGGATGGCTTTTTCCGGACGGCTGAACACGCAGGGACTGTGATGGAGCATACCGCGTCTAAGGTGAAGCTGATTAGCCAACAGTTGACACAAGCTGCCAATGCCGCAGTTCTAAGCGAGCGTGAAGGCGCTTCAGAAGCCCGCTCCTCGCTGGATTGGACGGAAGCAGGACGCATGGTGTTTAGCGTCTGGTTAAGGCATCTGCAGCATCGTACGGCTCGTGAGCAGACCGCTGCGGCCGCAGGTAAGGTAAATGACCCTGTAAATAAGGGAGAGGATTCAAATGTCTAA
- a CDS encoding cupredoxin domain-containing protein, with protein MHKWVMATLCSALVVLSLVLMTVGLPKAEEAESPEEAANTLKIVASNFKFDQQEYKVKAGETKTVKLQNKLGKHGVEIQGLDVKLDENNPEKEVTFDKPGTYELVCSVMCGEGHMDMKSVLIVE; from the coding sequence ATGCACAAATGGGTTATGGCTACGTTATGTTCAGCGCTGGTGGTGCTCAGCTTGGTCTTGATGACCGTTGGTTTACCGAAGGCCGAAGAAGCGGAAAGCCCGGAAGAAGCAGCGAACACGTTGAAAATTGTGGCGTCGAACTTTAAGTTTGATCAGCAGGAGTACAAGGTGAAAGCCGGCGAAACGAAGACGGTTAAGCTTCAGAACAAGCTGGGCAAGCACGGCGTTGAGATTCAAGGTCTTGACGTGAAGCTGGATGAGAACAATCCGGAGAAGGAAGTTACTTTCGACAAACCGGGAACCTATGAGTTGGTATGTTCCGTGATGTGCGGCGAAGGTCATATGGATATGAAATCCGTACTTATTGTTGAATAA
- a CDS encoding Dabb family protein, with protein MITHIVCFKLKDNSPEAVHITRNVLLGMEGRIQELQHIEVGVDVLHSERSYDLALVTKFNSLEDLQAYQVHPVHQEVIKHMSQVREASVSVDYES; from the coding sequence ATGATAACACATATCGTTTGTTTCAAATTGAAGGACAACAGCCCGGAGGCCGTTCATATAACACGGAATGTCCTACTGGGGATGGAAGGACGCATACAAGAACTGCAACACATTGAAGTAGGAGTTGATGTGCTGCATTCTGAGCGATCTTACGATCTTGCCCTCGTGACGAAGTTTAATTCTCTTGAAGACCTCCAGGCGTATCAGGTACATCCCGTGCACCAGGAAGTCATTAAACATATGTCCCAAGTGCGCGAAGCGTCCGTATCGGTTGACTACGAATCCTAA